A stretch of Bradyrhizobium sp. AZCC 2262 DNA encodes these proteins:
- a CDS encoding alpha/beta fold hydrolase yields the protein MTNYVLVHGAWHGSWCWKRVRDFLAAAGHHVFTPTLTGLAERVHLLSRDVDLETHVADVTNLMIYEELRDIVLVGHSYGGIVARHAADRMPDCIRSLVYLDAFVPDEGKALLDYLPERGKMLRDLAASQGDGWRVPPIPASVFAVNQADAAWVDRQCTPHPLSTFEAVAKIGGACDRLPRLGYIWASGHDGPFQQFYSMAEDRGWWREELKCGHDVMLDMPRELTTLLLQYM from the coding sequence GTGACAAACTATGTTCTTGTTCACGGTGCATGGCATGGCAGTTGGTGCTGGAAGCGCGTTCGTGATTTTTTGGCCGCTGCCGGACACCACGTCTTTACCCCGACATTGACCGGTCTCGCGGAGCGCGTCCATTTGTTGAGCCGCGACGTTGATCTCGAAACCCACGTCGCTGACGTGACAAACTTGATGATATACGAGGAACTTCGTGACATCGTCCTGGTGGGGCATTCCTACGGCGGAATTGTCGCGCGACATGCCGCCGATCGTATGCCGGATTGCATTCGTTCGCTCGTCTATCTTGATGCCTTTGTTCCTGACGAAGGAAAGGCCCTCCTCGACTATTTGCCCGAACGCGGGAAAATGCTTCGCGACCTGGCCGCCTCTCAAGGCGATGGCTGGAGGGTGCCGCCGATCCCGGCGTCGGTGTTCGCGGTTAATCAGGCCGATGCCGCGTGGGTTGATCGCCAATGCACCCCGCACCCACTATCCACCTTCGAAGCTGTTGCCAAAATCGGCGGAGCCTGTGATCGCCTCCCTCGTCTCGGATACATTTGGGCCAGCGGTCATGACGGACCGTTCCAGCAGTTCTACAGCATGGCTGAAGATCGTGGTTGGTGGCGGGAGGAGTTGAAGTGCGGGCACGACGTCATGCTCGATATGCCGCGAGAGCTCACGACATTGCTGCTGCAATACATGTAA
- a CDS encoding crotonase/enoyl-CoA hydratase family protein, whose amino-acid sequence MTYHTTQLGLPDSLSVEVRGETAVLRLSRARKRNAIDRVMAEGIDRFFGELPQGIRAVVIHGEGDHFSAGVDLSMMSESDASSALFGSRSIHRVLEKIEHCTVPVIAVLHGAVIGLGLELAAAAHIRVAERDTFYALPEGIRGIFVGGGAAVRVPQLIGVPRMLDMMLTGRTYGAEEGVALGLSQYLVEPGEGLAKGLELATQISTNAPLSNYAVLQALPRIARADPDVGFLLESLMAAVAVADDEAKLRLRAFLEKRVQKVSHG is encoded by the coding sequence ATGACCTACCACACCACACAGCTCGGCCTGCCCGACTCCCTGTCCGTCGAAGTGCGCGGAGAGACGGCAGTTCTGCGATTGTCGCGCGCTAGAAAACGCAATGCGATAGACCGTGTGATGGCGGAAGGCATCGACCGCTTCTTTGGTGAGTTGCCGCAGGGCATCCGCGCTGTCGTGATCCACGGCGAGGGCGATCATTTTTCCGCCGGGGTCGATCTTTCCATGATGTCCGAGAGCGACGCATCCTCCGCGTTGTTTGGCTCCCGCTCCATTCACCGCGTCCTTGAAAAAATTGAGCACTGCACCGTGCCCGTCATCGCAGTGCTGCACGGCGCAGTGATCGGCCTTGGTTTAGAACTGGCGGCAGCGGCGCATATTCGCGTGGCCGAGCGCGACACCTTCTATGCGCTACCAGAAGGAATCCGCGGCATCTTTGTTGGCGGTGGCGCGGCCGTGCGAGTGCCGCAGCTGATCGGCGTTCCGCGTATGTTGGACATGATGTTGACCGGCCGCACCTACGGAGCGGAAGAGGGTGTGGCGCTTGGTCTGTCGCAGTATCTCGTGGAGCCCGGCGAGGGACTGGCCAAGGGCCTCGAACTGGCGACGCAGATCAGCACAAATGCGCCGCTATCAAACTATGCCGTGCTTCAGGCCCTACCCCGCATAGCGCGTGCAGATCCGGATGTCGGCTTCCTGCTGGAAAGCCTCATGGCTGCCGTGGCTGTGGCGGACGATGAAGCTAAATTGAGGCTGCGCGCGTTTCTCGAAAAGCGGGTGCAAAAAGTCTCACACGGTTGA
- a CDS encoding FAD-dependent monooxygenase: MAKTEASGNGAAEHATVRTDVLIVGAGPVGLALAVELGLRDVDCRLVDKVPEIGHWWTRAMNMNKRTMEHMRRWCLAEDLKRINFVPPGWPGNVTAVDTLGGRPLATARAEGVGWHRTLDDAAEDALWVAQGQVQNQLLEKAGKLGVNTAFSSEAVSVAVAEDGCVEVEVENQQTHTRQRIIARYVVGCDGSRSIVRQAASIAYRGPGALSRQVMTFFRAPDLLADMRRRKIPDSVMYLCAQAGCAGLARLIAGDRWEFSYNLPTGVQESDLDLNALIRSVVGPDISFEIERSVPFSYFAAVADRLREGPLFIAGDAAHVIPPLGGHNLNVGFNDAVNLGWKLAHVLRGWASEGILDSYGPERLPMIHRTASEAFNNYERWQLTFVCLSEVMAIEGDNEDAWSKRFELSQIIARDLEPQWHSDGTVLDQRYADSPIVAREKSSAPPYDRAKNQPFAAPGHRAPLKRNAEGVPLYDFFGDEYTLLDLAEAPNNGLSVIRHLVEAGIPVKHLRLDNPDLRMLYGADLTLVRPDQQIVWRGNASPENFAELIDILTGRVLEVAGGTVRASSYVIESRGLVADR; the protein is encoded by the coding sequence ATGGCTAAAACTGAGGCGTCGGGGAACGGCGCTGCCGAACACGCAACTGTCCGAACGGATGTGCTCATCGTCGGTGCGGGCCCGGTTGGTCTTGCCCTCGCGGTGGAGCTTGGCTTGCGCGACGTCGACTGCCGACTCGTCGATAAGGTGCCGGAGATCGGCCATTGGTGGACGCGCGCCATGAATATGAACAAGCGGACCATGGAGCATATGCGCCGGTGGTGTCTCGCCGAGGACTTGAAGCGCATTAATTTCGTTCCGCCCGGCTGGCCCGGCAATGTGACCGCAGTGGATACGCTCGGTGGCCGGCCGCTTGCGACCGCTCGGGCAGAGGGAGTGGGTTGGCACCGCACGCTCGATGATGCCGCGGAGGATGCGCTGTGGGTGGCCCAGGGACAGGTGCAAAACCAGTTGCTCGAGAAAGCCGGCAAGCTCGGAGTAAACACCGCTTTCTCGTCGGAGGCTGTGTCGGTTGCCGTTGCTGAAGATGGCTGCGTGGAGGTGGAGGTCGAGAACCAGCAGACACACACGCGTCAGCGCATCATCGCGCGCTATGTCGTGGGGTGTGATGGCAGCCGCAGCATCGTACGGCAGGCCGCTAGCATTGCCTACCGGGGACCGGGGGCGCTATCGCGCCAGGTAATGACCTTCTTCCGCGCGCCGGATCTGCTTGCCGACATGCGAAGACGCAAGATTCCGGATTCGGTCATGTACCTGTGTGCTCAGGCCGGGTGCGCCGGGTTGGCGCGGTTGATTGCCGGCGACCGGTGGGAGTTCTCCTACAATCTCCCGACAGGAGTGCAAGAAAGCGACCTTGATCTCAATGCCCTTATTCGCTCCGTCGTCGGGCCGGATATTTCCTTCGAAATCGAGCGCAGCGTGCCGTTCTCCTACTTCGCGGCGGTTGCCGACCGCCTGCGCGAGGGGCCGCTGTTCATCGCCGGAGATGCCGCGCACGTCATCCCACCGCTCGGCGGCCATAACCTCAATGTCGGCTTCAACGACGCGGTCAATCTGGGCTGGAAGCTCGCTCATGTCCTCCGTGGATGGGCGAGTGAGGGCATTCTCGACAGTTATGGGCCGGAACGATTGCCGATGATCCATCGCACCGCGAGCGAAGCCTTCAACAATTACGAGCGGTGGCAGTTGACATTCGTATGTCTTTCCGAGGTCATGGCGATCGAGGGCGACAATGAAGACGCCTGGAGTAAGCGGTTTGAACTGAGCCAGATCATCGCGCGCGACCTGGAGCCGCAATGGCATTCCGACGGCACCGTTCTGGACCAGCGCTACGCGGACTCGCCGATCGTCGCACGAGAGAAGAGCTCTGCTCCACCCTATGATCGGGCGAAAAACCAGCCGTTCGCGGCGCCGGGTCACCGTGCACCGCTAAAGCGCAATGCCGAAGGCGTGCCGCTGTATGATTTTTTCGGCGACGAATACACGCTGCTCGATTTGGCGGAGGCACCGAACAATGGCCTGTCCGTTATCCGTCACCTGGTTGAGGCCGGTATTCCCGTCAAGCACCTTCGCTTGGATAACCCCGATTTGAGGATGCTTTATGGAGCGGACCTCACGCTCGTTCGTCCGGATCAGCAGATCGTCTGGCGCGGCAACGCAAGCCCGGAGAATTTCGCTGAATTGATCGATATCTTGACCGGCCGTGTGCTGGAGGTTGCGGGTGGCACTGTGCGTGCGTCATCGTACGTTATCGAATCGAGGGGACTGGTCGCGGACCGTTGA
- a CDS encoding MerR family transcriptional regulator: protein MMIGELAARSGLTPSRIRFYEMNGLLPGAQRRTNGYREFKPQNLQMLEIIRSAQQAGFTLDEIRALLPTNLDMNTWSHDKMLETLKRKVREIETLQRRLKKNKAQLQAIIDAVENKPDDMDCIANAERVIAILRK, encoded by the coding sequence ATGATGATCGGTGAACTGGCTGCGCGCAGCGGACTGACGCCATCGCGAATCCGCTTCTACGAGATGAACGGTCTGCTCCCCGGGGCCCAGCGCCGCACCAATGGCTACCGCGAATTCAAGCCGCAGAATTTGCAGATGCTGGAGATCATCCGCAGCGCCCAGCAGGCCGGCTTTACACTGGACGAAATCCGCGCGCTGCTGCCGACGAACCTGGACATGAACACGTGGTCTCACGACAAAATGCTTGAAACTCTCAAGCGTAAGGTCCGGGAAATCGAAACCCTGCAGAGGCGGCTGAAGAAGAACAAGGCGCAGTTGCAAGCAATTATCGACGCCGTTGAAAACAAGCCTGACGATATGGACTGCATTGCTAATGCGGAGCGCGTGATCGCAATTCTACGAAAATAG
- a CDS encoding flavin-containing monooxygenase — protein sequence MLQTLAPKDCKPSHRVKLAIVGSGFAGIAATLRMKQSGDDDFVVLERATDLGGVWRDNRYPGCACDVESHLYSLSFIPNPNWSRQFSPQPEIHAYLKQCAREAGVLPHIRFSTNVRRMAWDEAAGEWLIDTSQGDFRARFVLTAMGTLSNPLIPDLKGLESFQGQAFHSTNWPQDIDLNGKTVAVVGTGASAVQFIPKIQPSVAKLYIFQRTAPWVMPRHDGPISGETQNEYRTHPWRLRLERTKLYIQHEMLAFAFRHPLVMRVSQRGTLKHMHGAVKDPQLRKKLTPNYTQGCKRILFSNDYYPALTQPNVHLITADAARVTPTGVIGGDGVERPVDVIIFGTGFQIKDPPYAHHVVGTGGKSLAQTWAGSPIALAGTTVHGFPNLFLVNGPNVGLAHTSVILMLEAQIEHALSVMRYAERKSCAIIEPRADAQQRFTSWFDRQMRGTVWTAAAKAGISMRPDAIPRYGRVIPSPSAIASPRCAPRSTKSVKPSLPLLMLILLFARVGAQHIPRRHGILLLHEDCFLCGVPGITNPVEACGTARAIEAGLLQS from the coding sequence ATGTTGCAGACACTCGCCCCAAAGGATTGCAAGCCGAGCCATCGCGTGAAGCTCGCCATCGTTGGTTCCGGATTTGCCGGGATTGCCGCTACGCTCCGGATGAAGCAGTCTGGTGACGACGACTTCGTCGTGCTGGAACGCGCAACTGATCTTGGCGGTGTCTGGCGCGACAACCGCTATCCAGGCTGCGCCTGCGATGTCGAATCGCATCTGTATTCGTTGTCCTTTATTCCCAATCCGAACTGGAGCCGGCAATTTTCGCCGCAACCGGAGATCCATGCCTACCTGAAGCAGTGCGCGCGGGAGGCTGGCGTGCTGCCGCACATCCGCTTTTCGACGAACGTCCGACGCATGGCTTGGGACGAGGCGGCCGGCGAGTGGCTGATCGACACCAGTCAGGGTGACTTCCGGGCCCGGTTCGTATTGACCGCGATGGGCACGTTGAGCAATCCCTTGATTCCCGATTTGAAGGGTCTTGAGAGCTTTCAGGGACAAGCGTTCCATTCGACCAATTGGCCGCAAGATATCGATCTGAATGGCAAGACTGTTGCCGTCGTCGGCACCGGCGCCTCGGCTGTCCAGTTCATTCCGAAGATCCAGCCCAGCGTGGCGAAGCTGTATATTTTTCAGCGGACGGCGCCCTGGGTGATGCCCCGTCACGACGGCCCCATCAGCGGGGAAACGCAAAACGAATACCGGACACATCCTTGGCGGCTGCGGCTGGAGCGCACCAAACTCTATATCCAGCACGAAATGCTGGCTTTCGCGTTTCGCCATCCCCTGGTCATGCGCGTCAGCCAGCGCGGCACCCTCAAGCACATGCATGGCGCCGTCAAAGATCCTCAACTGCGCAAGAAGCTGACGCCGAACTACACGCAGGGATGTAAGCGCATCCTGTTTTCGAATGACTACTATCCGGCGCTGACGCAACCGAATGTGCATCTGATCACCGCAGACGCCGCGCGCGTGACGCCGACGGGAGTCATCGGAGGCGACGGCGTCGAACGCCCGGTAGACGTCATCATTTTCGGCACCGGTTTCCAGATCAAAGATCCTCCCTATGCCCACCACGTTGTCGGCACCGGCGGCAAGTCGCTGGCGCAAACCTGGGCGGGAAGTCCGATAGCCCTGGCCGGCACCACGGTGCATGGTTTCCCAAATCTGTTCTTGGTGAACGGCCCCAATGTCGGCCTAGCGCACACCTCCGTCATTTTGATGTTGGAGGCCCAGATTGAGCATGCATTGAGCGTTATGCGTTATGCGGAGCGGAAGAGCTGCGCCATTATCGAGCCACGTGCCGACGCGCAGCAACGCTTTACGTCGTGGTTCGATCGTCAGATGCGTGGCACGGTGTGGACGGCGGCTGCGAAAGCTGGTATCTCGATGCGACCGGACGCAATTCCGCGCTATGGCCGAGTTATACCTTCACCTTCCGCAATCGCGTCGCCAAGATGCGCCCCGCGGAGTACGAAGTCCGTCAAGCCCAGTTTGCCCTTGCTCATGCTAATATTGTTGTTCGCTAGGGTAGGAGCGCAGCACATACCAAGGCGTCATGGAATCCTGCTTCTCCATGAAGATTGTTTCTTGTGTGGTGTTCCAGGCATCACAAATCCCGTCGAAGCTTGCGGCACCGCGCGCGCTATAGAGGCTGGGCTGTTACAATCGTAG
- a CDS encoding SDR family NAD(P)-dependent oxidoreductase, with the protein MSSRFEGKIVVVTGAGTGIGAATARRFHAEGAAVVLSGRRKAKLAEVGQSLGSDRYLIQASDVSDVKDVEQLTANTVRRFGRIDVLVNNAGVGARGGFLDLPVEEWHRVFAINVGGVFNMTRSILPHLIETKGTVINVSSLSGLGGDRGLNFYNAAKGAVSNLTRSLAAEFGPIGIRINAVCPSITFTELNMPTFERFPELLRRQLERIPLGRAAQPEEVASVIAFLASDDASFVNGVNLPVDGGLDASTGHASFL; encoded by the coding sequence ATGAGCTCAAGGTTCGAAGGCAAGATAGTTGTCGTGACGGGCGCCGGAACAGGTATTGGTGCCGCGACCGCACGTCGTTTTCACGCCGAGGGAGCCGCCGTCGTATTGAGCGGCCGAAGGAAGGCCAAACTGGCGGAGGTCGGGCAGAGCCTAGGGAGCGACCGTTACCTGATCCAGGCCTCTGACGTCTCGGATGTCAAAGACGTGGAGCAACTGACCGCCAACACCGTCCGCCGCTTCGGCAGGATCGACGTTCTCGTCAACAATGCAGGGGTCGGTGCGCGCGGAGGCTTTTTGGATCTGCCGGTCGAGGAATGGCATCGCGTGTTCGCAATCAATGTCGGTGGCGTTTTCAACATGACGCGAAGCATTTTGCCTCATCTCATCGAGACAAAGGGGACAGTCATAAACGTGTCGTCCCTGTCCGGACTCGGTGGTGATCGGGGACTGAACTTCTACAATGCCGCAAAGGGTGCGGTGAGTAATCTGACGCGCAGCCTCGCCGCCGAATTTGGCCCGATAGGCATAAGAATCAACGCTGTCTGTCCGAGCATCACCTTCACCGAGTTGAATATGCCGACCTTCGAGCGATTCCCTGAGTTACTACGGCGGCAACTCGAACGCATCCCACTCGGTCGCGCCGCCCAGCCCGAAGAAGTCGCGAGCGTCATCGCGTTCCTTGCGAGTGACGACGCGAGCTTCGTCAACGGAGTAAACCTGCCAGTCGATGGCGGACTCGATGCGTCGACCGGTCATGCTTCCTTCCTCTAA
- a CDS encoding glycosyltransferase: MKILIVSTPATGHLNPLLAIGHLLIAEGHEIAFLSGSVLRDRIEGIGARFHAFPADADFDLRDFDTVAPELKTTPPGPEWLRIGMERVFVDSVPAQHQGMQQVLQTFPADAVIGDDMLFGVLPMLLGPRSKRPPILLCGTSILHCCRDDGAPNFVGLPPATTQAQREEYAAIYQEHDRMIYQPVANRLNRTLEKMGIEPLSMTLLDSVVYLADTYLQLTVPSFEFPRDIPRSVHFVGTPPIIPNQVSLPSWARELDGSRKIVLVTQGTAANHNFGLLIAPTLQALADEPDLLVVATAGGRPIEAIPGPIPGNARLAQYLPFEWILPKADVFVTNGGYGSVNQAMSFGVPLVTAGLTEDKADVNARVAWSGVGIDLATNEPAPQPLRDAVRTVLDTPNYRSRASLMAAEFDAMETRSEIVRIVSEIARPATESGSRQIEMAVKRNQRGTRRAQRLAPNSRA; this comes from the coding sequence ATGAAAATTCTCATTGTTTCGACCCCCGCGACGGGTCATCTCAATCCGCTGCTTGCGATCGGCCATCTGCTGATCGCCGAAGGCCACGAGATCGCCTTCCTGTCGGGCAGCGTTCTGCGCGACCGCATCGAAGGCATCGGTGCAAGATTCCACGCTTTTCCCGCCGACGCGGACTTCGATCTGCGCGACTTCGACACGGTGGCCCCCGAACTGAAAACCACACCGCCGGGGCCGGAATGGCTGCGCATCGGCATGGAGCGGGTGTTCGTCGACTCCGTCCCCGCGCAGCACCAGGGCATGCAGCAGGTTCTGCAAACCTTCCCGGCCGACGCCGTCATCGGCGACGATATGTTATTCGGCGTGTTGCCGATGTTGCTCGGGCCGCGCTCGAAACGGCCCCCCATCTTGCTGTGCGGCACGTCGATCCTGCACTGCTGCCGCGACGACGGCGCGCCAAATTTCGTCGGTCTGCCGCCCGCCACGACGCAAGCGCAGCGCGAGGAGTACGCGGCGATCTATCAGGAACACGACAGGATGATTTATCAGCCGGTGGCCAATCGCCTGAACCGGACGCTGGAAAAGATGGGCATCGAACCGTTGTCAATGACGCTGCTCGATTCCGTCGTGTACCTTGCCGATACCTATCTGCAGCTGACGGTTCCAAGCTTCGAGTTTCCGCGCGACATTCCGCGCTCAGTGCATTTCGTCGGCACGCCTCCGATCATTCCAAATCAGGTGTCGCTGCCGTCTTGGGCCCGCGAGCTCGACGGCTCGCGCAAAATCGTCCTCGTCACGCAGGGAACGGCGGCCAATCATAATTTCGGCCTGCTAATCGCCCCGACGTTGCAGGCGCTAGCCGATGAGCCCGATCTGCTCGTGGTCGCGACCGCCGGCGGGCGCCCGATCGAAGCCATCCCCGGTCCCATTCCCGGCAATGCGCGCCTGGCGCAGTATCTGCCGTTCGAATGGATACTGCCCAAGGCCGACGTGTTTGTCACCAACGGCGGCTACGGCAGTGTGAACCAGGCCATGAGCTTCGGCGTTCCGCTGGTCACCGCCGGGTTGACCGAAGACAAGGCCGACGTCAACGCGCGTGTCGCCTGGTCCGGCGTCGGGATCGATCTTGCCACCAATGAACCGGCGCCACAGCCGCTGCGCGACGCCGTTCGGACCGTGCTCGACACACCGAATTATCGGTCGCGCGCGTCGCTGATGGCGGCTGAATTCGACGCGATGGAAACGCGATCCGAGATCGTTCGGATCGTCAGCGAGATCGCGCGTCCCGCAACTGAGTCTGGTTCGCGCCAAATAGAGATGGCGGTCAAGCGGAATCAGCGTGGAACCCGCCGCGCGCAGCGCCTCGCTCCGAACTCTCGCGCGTAA
- a CDS encoding xylulokinase — protein sequence MNQILVFDVGSSVLKAVLFDQSGAVTGSASAPITTRTKTDRSVEQSVDDWWQAVLTASAKLPSRDNVTAVVLTGSMQNLIALSNDGTAAGPAILYSDRRLGGDEVEMMRARLPADYAERTGNRLDPAHPILKIIRLERYSLTGRTVARYLFGAKDAVIHRMTGQAVIDPTTATTTGLFNIRKYDWDTELLAATGVTLDRLPRVVPADAVVGPLLGAPAAALGLRPGVPVFNGAGDGAAATWGALAECPQSAYVYIGTTGWVAATMTLSEANPPRDIYTLADPIHRDRAILISPFLNAGSALDWLSEVTSVTVETLLDNAERERPGPLFLPYLSGERAPFQDQAVRGAFLGLDRQHRSGALCRAVLEGIAFAVRHNLETACLPAVPLTVIGGGARSPLLRQILADSLGQTTHWPLASQEIPALGVYRMVAAKLGFSPVERHHGSETVDPRSEEAESTQRRYESYLEASCFSRTLSPSLALRGSADPEASQLWRKE from the coding sequence TTGAATCAAATACTCGTCTTCGATGTCGGGTCTTCGGTACTGAAGGCTGTGCTTTTCGACCAGTCCGGCGCCGTCACAGGATCGGCATCGGCTCCGATAACGACTCGAACGAAAACCGATCGTTCCGTCGAGCAGAGTGTCGATGACTGGTGGCAGGCCGTGCTCACCGCTTCGGCGAAGCTGCCTTCGCGTGACAATGTGACGGCAGTCGTTTTGACCGGCTCAATGCAAAATCTGATCGCCTTGTCAAACGACGGCACTGCGGCCGGACCCGCGATCCTCTATTCCGACCGTCGGCTCGGTGGCGATGAGGTGGAAATGATGCGGGCCCGGCTTCCGGCTGATTATGCCGAGCGCACCGGAAATAGGCTGGATCCGGCTCACCCAATCCTGAAGATAATACGGCTCGAACGATATTCACTGACCGGGCGAACTGTCGCCCGTTACCTGTTCGGCGCCAAGGATGCGGTAATCCATCGCATGACCGGGCAAGCGGTGATCGACCCGACAACAGCGACGACCACAGGCCTCTTCAATATCCGGAAATATGACTGGGACACAGAACTTTTGGCCGCAACGGGCGTCACGCTGGATCGTTTGCCGCGCGTTGTGCCAGCCGATGCTGTCGTCGGGCCGTTGCTCGGCGCCCCGGCCGCCGCGCTTGGGTTGCGGCCGGGTGTTCCGGTCTTCAACGGTGCAGGCGACGGTGCGGCGGCGACTTGGGGTGCGCTGGCCGAATGTCCCCAATCTGCCTATGTTTATATAGGCACGACCGGTTGGGTTGCGGCGACCATGACCCTGTCGGAAGCCAATCCGCCACGCGACATCTATACGTTGGCGGACCCTATCCATCGCGACCGGGCAATTCTGATCTCGCCGTTCCTGAATGCGGGCTCGGCGCTGGATTGGCTTTCGGAGGTCACGTCAGTCACCGTCGAAACTCTGCTTGACAATGCCGAGCGTGAGCGGCCCGGGCCGCTGTTCCTGCCCTATCTGTCCGGTGAGCGCGCGCCCTTCCAGGACCAAGCCGTGCGCGGTGCCTTTCTTGGCCTGGACCGCCAACACCGATCGGGCGCGCTCTGCCGGGCAGTACTGGAGGGCATCGCCTTCGCGGTCCGCCACAATCTGGAGACAGCCTGTCTGCCCGCCGTGCCGCTGACGGTCATCGGTGGCGGCGCGCGCAGTCCGCTCTTGCGGCAAATCCTTGCCGATAGTCTCGGGCAGACGACGCACTGGCCTCTCGCCAGCCAGGAAATACCGGCGCTTGGCGTCTACCGCATGGTCGCGGCGAAACTCGGCTTCTCACCGGTGGAGCGGCATCATGGTTCGGAAACTGTCGACCCCAGATCGGAGGAGGCCGAATCCACCCAGCGCCGCTACGAGTCCTATCTGGAGGCCTCGTGCTTCTCTCGAACCCTGTCGCCGTCGCTCGCACTGCGTGGCTCCGCAGACCCGGAGGCTTCTCAACTTTGGAGGAAGGAATAA
- a CDS encoding response regulator, translated as MSDEARKRGGGHVVIVDDDPAMRRMVARYFEEHNVPVSAVSNRASLNHHLEAMNPCLILLDLRLGQDDGLDLLSEIRAHSDVPIIIMTGHRLDEVDRVVGLELGADDYIVKPFSLRELLARVRAVLRRQEMGRVARVRDSERGGYTFGGWQVERRARRLVDPNGAPVSLTKGEYTLLLAFLKAPQRPLTREQLLQATRTHEDVFDRSIDVQVLRLRRKLKADPGAPSVILTERGIGYVFAVTVESF; from the coding sequence ATGAGCGATGAGGCCCGCAAAAGGGGCGGGGGCCACGTCGTTATTGTTGACGATGATCCGGCGATGCGCCGAATGGTGGCCCGCTACTTCGAAGAACACAATGTGCCTGTGAGCGCGGTGTCTAACCGAGCGAGTTTGAATCATCATCTGGAGGCGATGAATCCCTGCTTGATCCTCCTCGATCTCCGCTTGGGACAGGATGACGGACTGGATCTCCTGAGCGAAATACGGGCGCATTCGGATGTTCCAATCATCATCATGACGGGCCACCGTCTCGACGAAGTCGATCGTGTCGTCGGCCTCGAGCTCGGTGCTGACGATTACATCGTCAAACCTTTCAGTCTAAGGGAATTACTCGCTCGCGTCCGAGCTGTGTTGCGGCGGCAGGAAATGGGACGCGTCGCGCGAGTTCGCGATAGCGAACGAGGCGGGTACACATTTGGCGGGTGGCAGGTTGAACGTCGCGCACGAAGACTGGTCGATCCCAACGGCGCTCCAGTGTCGCTCACTAAGGGCGAGTATACCTTGTTGCTTGCCTTTCTTAAAGCACCTCAGCGTCCGCTTACGCGGGAGCAATTGCTGCAAGCTACCCGAACTCACGAGGACGTCTTCGATCGAAGCATCGATGTTCAAGTCCTACGGCTACGGCGCAAATTGAAGGCCGATCCAGGTGCACCAAGCGTCATCCTGACCGAACGAGGTATCGGCTATGTTTTTGCAGTAACAGTAGAATCGTTTTGA
- a CDS encoding AraC family transcriptional regulator, whose amino-acid sequence MPGSFKVFHPRSLVDIVDAIWDWDVADGAAARALTIKHPPGTAILLIAQYRVPLRSDWRFGSRSHSRSEYQLFATQGQTGVVSTHPRGPLGVIIACLKPEVAVRMLGAPLQEFADTKIELGSLFNVGEVILLEEMLAEARDSAERVAYVESFLLGHMRHIRPESAASRAALLLRRYPALPVWRLASKLDISQRHLQRHFQGTFGTSPKQFARIARIEKVLEARRDGRAWVDTAYACGFTDQAHMINEFNRIIGQPPEDFFRTAPAEEVHTVNANFRVTYAISRAANSLSPSRA is encoded by the coding sequence ATGCCGGGGTCTTTCAAGGTTTTCCATCCGCGTTCGCTCGTAGATATTGTGGACGCAATCTGGGATTGGGACGTTGCCGATGGCGCCGCGGCAAGGGCGCTTACAATTAAGCATCCGCCAGGCACCGCGATACTTTTGATCGCGCAATACAGAGTGCCGTTGCGTTCGGACTGGCGATTCGGTTCCAGGAGCCACAGCCGCAGCGAGTACCAACTCTTCGCGACCCAAGGTCAGACTGGTGTTGTCAGCACGCACCCCAGGGGTCCGCTCGGAGTCATCATTGCTTGCCTGAAACCGGAGGTGGCCGTCCGCATGCTCGGCGCACCCCTGCAAGAGTTTGCGGACACTAAGATCGAGCTCGGTAGTCTATTTAACGTCGGCGAAGTGATCTTGCTGGAAGAGATGCTGGCGGAGGCTAGGGACAGCGCTGAGAGGGTGGCGTACGTCGAAAGCTTTCTACTGGGTCACATGCGCCACATCCGGCCAGAGTCCGCAGCATCCCGTGCCGCATTGCTCTTGCGGCGCTATCCCGCCTTACCTGTGTGGCGGCTCGCCTCGAAACTTGACATCAGCCAGCGGCACCTACAGCGCCACTTTCAGGGCACGTTTGGGACAAGCCCGAAGCAGTTTGCACGCATCGCCCGCATCGAAAAGGTTCTGGAGGCGAGGCGAGACGGACGGGCCTGGGTGGATACTGCTTACGCCTGCGGCTTCACCGATCAGGCACATATGATCAATGAGTTCAATCGTATAATCGGCCAGCCGCCGGAGGACTTCTTTCGTACGGCGCCGGCCGAGGAAGTTCACACGGTAAACGCAAACTTCCGCGTAACTTATGCAATCTCTCGTGCTGCAAACTCCCTTTCACCAAGTCGCGCATGA